A genomic segment from Pseudomonas sp. M30-35 encodes:
- the fabI gene encoding enoyl-ACP reductase FabI, giving the protein MGFLTGKRVLIVGVASKLSIASGIAAAMHREGAELAFTYQNEKLKGRVEGFAADWGSSADLCFPCDVANDEEIVSVFEALGKKWDGLDCIVHSVGFAPGDQLDGDFTDVTTREGFRIAHDISAYSFVALAKGGRELMKGRNGSLLTLSYLGAERTMPNYNVMGMAKASLEAGVRYLAGSLGPEGTRVNAISAGPIRTLAASGIKSFRKMLAANEKQTPLRRNVTIDEVGNAGAFLCSDLASGVSGEIMYVDGGFNTTAMGAMDE; this is encoded by the coding sequence ATGGGTTTTCTAACCGGTAAGCGCGTACTGATCGTTGGCGTTGCCAGCAAACTCTCCATTGCCTCGGGCATTGCTGCAGCGATGCACCGTGAAGGTGCTGAACTGGCGTTCACCTATCAGAACGAAAAGCTTAAAGGCCGTGTTGAAGGCTTTGCCGCTGATTGGGGCTCAAGCGCTGACCTGTGCTTCCCGTGTGACGTGGCCAACGATGAAGAAATCGTGTCTGTATTCGAAGCACTGGGCAAAAAGTGGGACGGCCTGGATTGCATCGTTCACTCAGTCGGCTTCGCCCCGGGCGACCAGCTAGACGGCGACTTCACTGACGTCACCACCCGCGAAGGCTTCCGCATTGCCCACGACATCAGCGCCTACAGCTTTGTGGCTCTGGCCAAAGGTGGTCGCGAGCTGATGAAAGGTCGCAATGGCAGCCTGCTGACGCTCTCCTACTTGGGCGCTGAGCGCACCATGCCTAACTACAATGTTATGGGCATGGCCAAAGCCAGCCTCGAAGCCGGTGTCCGTTACCTGGCTGGTAGCCTGGGTCCAGAAGGCACTCGCGTTAACGCAATCTCGGCAGGTCCAATCCGCACGCTGGCCGCTTCTGGAATCAAGAGTTTCCGCAAAATGCTGGCAGCCAACGAGAAGCAAACCCCGCTGCGCCGCAATGTCACCATCGACGAAGTCGGCAACGCCGGCGCTTTCCTCTGCTCCGACCTGGCTTCGGGTGTGAGCGGTGAAATCATGTACGTTGACGGCGGTTTTAACACCACGGCAATGGGTGCAATGGACGAGTAA
- a CDS encoding ABC transporter ATP-binding protein produces the protein MTDTDNLIEVRDLVVEFVTGDNRQRVVENISFDIRRGETLALVGESGSGKSVTAHSILRLLPYPLAQHPNGTIRYKGEDLLNMNEKKLRGIRGNRIAMVFQEPMTSLNPLHCIEKQINEVLALHKGLSGKAATARTLELLDLVGIPDPRKRLKAYPHELSGGQRQRVMIAMALANEPELLIADEPTTALDVTVQLKILELLKELQARMGMSLLLISHDLNLVRRIANRVCVMQRGKIVEQASCADLFAAPQHSYTQELLGAEPSGDPVDNPPGDPILEVDDLRVWFPIKKGLMRRTVDHVKAVDGINFSLPQGQTLGIVGESGSGKSTLGLAILRLLGSQGGIRFQGQAVDGLSQKEVRPLRRQMQVVFQDPFGSLSPRMSVGQIIGEGLDIHNMGSAAEQEQAVIDALIEVDLDPESRHRYPHEFSGGQRQRIAIARALVLKPALILLDEPTSALDRTVQRQVIELLRSLQAKYNLTYLFISHDLAVVRAISHHLMVVKHGQVVEQGPAKAIFAAPQHIYTQQLLEAAFLAPATAD, from the coding sequence ATGACCGACACTGACAACCTCATCGAAGTACGCGACCTCGTCGTTGAATTTGTCACGGGCGATAACCGTCAACGTGTGGTGGAAAACATCAGCTTTGACATCCGCCGTGGCGAAACATTGGCTCTGGTTGGCGAGAGTGGCTCCGGCAAGTCAGTCACCGCGCATTCAATTCTGCGCCTGCTGCCTTACCCTTTGGCGCAGCACCCAAACGGCACCATTCGCTATAAAGGCGAAGACTTGCTGAACATGAACGAGAAGAAGCTGCGTGGTATCCGTGGTAACCGCATCGCCATGGTCTTTCAGGAGCCCATGACTTCGCTCAACCCGTTGCATTGTATCGAGAAGCAAATCAACGAAGTGTTGGCGCTGCATAAAGGGCTTAGCGGCAAGGCCGCTACCGCGCGCACCCTTGAACTGCTCGACTTGGTGGGTATCCCGGATCCGCGCAAACGCCTCAAGGCTTACCCCCATGAGTTATCTGGCGGCCAGCGTCAGCGCGTGATGATCGCCATGGCGCTAGCGAATGAGCCAGAGCTATTAATTGCCGATGAACCCACTACTGCGCTCGACGTCACCGTGCAGCTTAAAATCCTTGAATTGCTCAAGGAATTACAAGCGCGCATGGGCATGTCGCTGCTGCTGATCAGCCACGATTTAAATCTGGTGAGAAGAATTGCTAACCGCGTATGTGTCATGCAGCGCGGAAAGATCGTCGAACAGGCGTCATGTGCAGATTTGTTCGCTGCCCCGCAGCATTCCTATACTCAGGAATTGCTCGGAGCGGAGCCCAGCGGTGACCCAGTCGATAATCCCCCAGGGGATCCGATACTGGAGGTTGACGACCTGCGCGTTTGGTTCCCGATTAAAAAAGGACTCATGCGCCGTACCGTTGATCACGTGAAAGCAGTGGATGGCATCAACTTTAGCCTGCCACAGGGCCAGACCCTCGGCATTGTCGGCGAAAGTGGTTCCGGTAAGTCCACGCTCGGTTTGGCGATCTTGCGTTTGCTGGGAAGCCAAGGCGGGATACGTTTTCAGGGGCAGGCAGTTGATGGCCTTTCGCAAAAGGAAGTGCGACCGTTGCGCCGGCAAATGCAGGTGGTGTTTCAGGACCCCTTCGGTAGTCTGAGCCCGCGTATGTCGGTGGGCCAAATCATCGGTGAAGGCCTTGACATTCACAACATGGGTAGCGCGGCTGAGCAGGAACAAGCTGTGATTGATGCGCTCATAGAGGTAGATCTCGATCCGGAGTCTCGGCACCGTTATCCTCATGAGTTTTCTGGTGGGCAACGGCAACGTATTGCCATTGCCCGAGCACTGGTACTTAAACCGGCGCTGATACTGCTGGATGAGCCCACTTCGGCGCTCGACCGCACCGTTCAGCGTCAAGTTATTGAGTTGTTGCGGTCATTGCAGGCCAAGTACAACCTGACTTACCTGTTCATCAGCCATGACCTGGCCGTTGTCAGGGCAATCAGCCATCATCTAATGGTGGTTAAACACGGTCAGGTGGTTGAACAAGGTCCGGCAAAGGCAATATTTGCTGCACCGCAACATATTTATACTCAGCAACTGCTGGAAGCAGCCTTTTTGGCACCAGCAACTGCTGACTAA
- a CDS encoding ABC transporter permease, whose protein sequence is MALSPINKRRFELFKAHKRGWWSLWIFLALFTLTLGAELIANDKPLAVRYDGEWYFPVFKRYPETVFGGEFPLQANYKSPYIKKLIADKDGTMIWPIIPFSYSSINYDLQVPAPAPPSSVNWLGTDDQGRDVLSRVIYGFRISVMFALILTILSSIIGVFAGALQGFYGGWVDLVGQRFLEVWSGLPVLYLLIILASFVQPNFWWLLGIMLLFSWMSLVDVVRAEFLRGRNLEYVRAARALGMENGAIMFRHILPNAMVSTMTFMPFILTGAIGTLTALDFLGFGLPPGSPSLGELVAQGKANLQAPWLGISAFAVLAIMLSLLVFIGEAARDAFDPRK, encoded by the coding sequence ATGGCGCTTTCCCCAATCAATAAACGTCGTTTCGAGCTATTCAAAGCCCACAAACGCGGCTGGTGGTCATTGTGGATCTTCCTCGCACTGTTCACGCTGACCTTGGGTGCCGAGTTGATCGCCAACGACAAGCCCTTGGCCGTGCGCTACGACGGCGAATGGTACTTTCCAGTATTCAAACGCTACCCAGAAACCGTATTTGGCGGTGAGTTCCCGTTACAGGCCAACTACAAAAGCCCTTACATCAAAAAACTGATTGCCGACAAGGATGGCACGATGATCTGGCCGATCATCCCGTTCAGCTATTCGAGCATCAACTACGACCTGCAAGTCCCGGCCCCTGCACCGCCCTCCTCGGTCAACTGGCTAGGCACCGATGATCAAGGTCGGGATGTGTTGTCGAGAGTGATATATGGCTTCAGGATTTCGGTGATGTTCGCCCTGATCCTGACCATTCTCAGCTCGATCATTGGCGTCTTTGCAGGCGCCTTGCAAGGCTTCTATGGGGGCTGGGTTGACCTCGTCGGCCAGCGCTTCCTTGAGGTCTGGTCGGGCCTGCCAGTACTCTACTTGTTGATCATTCTGGCCAGCTTCGTGCAACCCAACTTCTGGTGGTTGCTGGGCATCATGTTGCTGTTCTCATGGATGAGCCTGGTGGACGTGGTACGCGCCGAGTTCCTGCGCGGACGTAACCTTGAATACGTACGTGCAGCGCGAGCCTTGGGTATGGAGAACGGCGCCATTATGTTCCGCCACATTCTGCCCAATGCCATGGTTTCAACCATGACCTTTATGCCGTTTATCCTCACTGGGGCGATCGGTACGCTGACCGCGCTGGATTTCCTCGGCTTTGGCTTACCGCCAGGTTCACCATCGCTTGGTGAGCTGGTTGCACAAGGGAAAGCCAATCTCCAAGCACCATGGCTGGGAATCAGCGCTTTCGCCGTGCTGGCAATCATGCTCAGTTTGCTGGTGTTTATTGGCGAGGCCGCTCGCGATGCCTTCGACCCGAGGAAATAA
- a CDS encoding microcin C ABC transporter permease YejB, with translation MLAYIIRRLLLIIPTLFGILLINFIIIQAAPGGPVEQMIAKLEGFEGATSRISGGGSEVSVAGSNYRGAQGLDPELIAEIEHMYGFDKPAPERFWIMLKNYAHFDFGESFFRDAKVLDLIIEKMPVSISLGLWSTLIMYLISIPMGIAKATRHGSAFDVWTSSAIIVGYAIPGFLFAILLIVVFAGGSYLNWFPLRGLTSNNFEDLSTTGKILDYFWHLVLPVTALVIGNFATLTLLTKNSFLDEINKQYVVTARAKGLTNTRVLYGHVFRNAMLLIIAGFPAAFIGIFFTGSLLIEVIFSLDGLGLMSFEAAINRDYPVVFGTLFIFTLLGLVVKLIGDITYTLVDPRIDFESREN, from the coding sequence ATGCTGGCGTATATCATCCGTCGCCTCTTGCTCATTATCCCGACGCTGTTTGGCATTCTGCTGATTAACTTCATCATCATCCAGGCCGCGCCAGGTGGCCCGGTTGAACAGATGATTGCCAAACTTGAAGGCTTTGAAGGCGCGACCAGCCGGATATCCGGTGGCGGCTCCGAAGTGTCCGTCGCGGGCTCGAATTACCGTGGAGCGCAGGGTCTTGACCCTGAACTGATTGCTGAAATCGAGCATATGTATGGCTTTGACAAACCAGCACCAGAACGCTTCTGGATAATGCTCAAGAACTACGCACACTTCGATTTTGGCGAAAGTTTCTTCCGTGACGCCAAGGTACTCGACCTGATCATCGAGAAGATGCCAGTGTCCATCTCGCTGGGGCTGTGGAGCACCTTGATCATGTATTTGATCTCGATTCCCATGGGCATCGCCAAGGCCACCCGACACGGCAGCGCATTTGACGTCTGGACCAGCTCGGCCATCATCGTCGGCTATGCGATTCCGGGGTTCCTGTTCGCGATTCTATTGATTGTGGTGTTCGCCGGCGGCAGTTACCTCAACTGGTTTCCATTGCGCGGGCTCACCTCAAACAACTTTGAGGACCTGAGCACCACCGGCAAGATTCTTGATTATTTCTGGCACCTGGTCCTGCCCGTCACCGCGCTGGTTATCGGCAACTTCGCCACCCTGACCCTGCTGACCAAGAACAGCTTTCTCGATGAGATCAACAAGCAATATGTGGTCACCGCCCGCGCCAAGGGCCTGACCAATACACGCGTGCTGTACGGCCACGTATTTCGCAACGCGATGCTATTGATCATTGCAGGGTTCCCGGCGGCTTTTATCGGTATTTTCTTTACCGGCTCACTGCTGATTGAAGTCATTTTCTCACTCGACGGCCTGGGCTTAATGAGTTTTGAAGCGGCTATCAACCGCGATTACCCCGTGGTATTTGGCACCCTGTTTATCTTCACGTTATTAGGTTTGGTGGTGAAATTGATCGGCGATATCACCTACACCCTGGTCGATCCGCGGATTGACTTTGAAAGCAGGGAGAATTGA
- a CDS encoding extracellular solute-binding protein, translated as MTHSLRSFAVQSSAILLLGLSCLVQAAPQHAVTLYDEPPKYPANFTHFDYTNPDAPKGGTLRQAGFGSFDSLNPYINKGVPANDLGLIYDTLTVHALDEPFTEYGLIAGKIEKAPDSSWVRFYLRPEARFNDGTPVTAEDVKFTFDTLISKGSPMFRGYYADVESVEVEGPLKVRFKFKHAGNRELPLIVGQLPVLPKHWWAERDFSKSNLEVPLGSGPYRISEVKPGRSISYKRVKDYWGKDLAVNRGFYNFDTMRIDYYRDNDVALQALKAGQFDYWLETSAKNWATAYDTSAVANGQLMKEELKNSNPTGMQGFVFNIRHDLFKDSRVREAFGLLFDFEWANKQLFNGAYTRTHSYFDNSELASSGLPDAAELKILEPLRDKIPAKVFTDEFTLPVTDATGMIREQQRRAYQLLQEAGWRVEGDHMLDATGKPVSFEFLLAQTEFERVLLPYKRNLADLGIDMVIRRVDVSQYINRLRSRDYDMIVSGFAQSNSPGNEQREYWHSSSADRPGSRNFIGLKDPAIDELVVGLIGADSRQSLINHTRALDRVLLWGFYVVPNWHIKTWRVAYWNTLQHPDVTPMSDIGLNTWWARPKSPEAQAAEQTTPATDAPEEQAEPPKKPNDALTTEGTEQ; from the coding sequence ATGACGCATTCACTGCGCTCATTTGCAGTACAAAGTAGCGCCATTTTGTTGCTCGGCCTGTCCTGCTTGGTCCAAGCAGCGCCACAACATGCCGTCACCTTGTATGACGAACCGCCGAAATACCCGGCCAACTTTACCCATTTTGACTACACCAACCCTGACGCCCCAAAAGGCGGCACCTTGCGGCAAGCAGGCTTCGGCAGCTTCGACAGCCTTAATCCGTATATCAACAAGGGCGTACCTGCCAATGATCTCGGCTTGATCTACGACACGCTCACCGTCCACGCCCTGGACGAGCCATTCACCGAATATGGCTTAATCGCAGGCAAAATCGAAAAAGCCCCTGACAGCAGTTGGGTGCGCTTCTATCTGCGGCCTGAAGCCCGCTTCAATGACGGTACGCCAGTCACTGCCGAAGACGTCAAGTTCACCTTCGACACGCTGATAAGCAAAGGCTCACCGATGTTCCGCGGCTACTATGCGGACGTTGAAAGCGTCGAGGTCGAAGGCCCTCTTAAAGTACGTTTCAAGTTCAAACATGCGGGCAACCGCGAACTGCCGCTGATCGTCGGTCAACTGCCCGTGCTACCCAAACACTGGTGGGCAGAGCGTGACTTCAGCAAGAGCAATCTGGAAGTGCCGCTGGGCAGCGGGCCTTATCGCATCAGCGAGGTTAAGCCCGGCCGCAGCATAAGCTACAAGCGGGTCAAGGATTATTGGGGCAAGGACCTCGCGGTAAACCGTGGTTTCTATAACTTCGATACCATGCGCATTGATTACTACCGCGACAACGACGTTGCCTTGCAGGCGCTCAAGGCCGGTCAGTTCGACTACTGGCTGGAAACCAGTGCCAAGAACTGGGCGACCGCATATGACACATCAGCCGTTGCTAATGGCCAGTTGATGAAGGAAGAACTCAAAAACTCCAACCCCACCGGCATGCAGGGGTTTGTCTTCAATATTCGCCACGACCTGTTTAAAGATTCACGCGTGCGTGAGGCATTTGGCCTGTTGTTTGATTTTGAGTGGGCTAACAAACAGCTGTTCAATGGTGCCTACACCCGGACCCATAGTTATTTCGACAACTCTGAGTTGGCTTCAAGCGGCCTGCCGGATGCGGCCGAGCTAAAGATACTTGAGCCGCTGCGCGACAAAATCCCGGCCAAGGTGTTTACCGACGAGTTCACTCTGCCAGTGACCGACGCCACCGGCATGATTCGTGAGCAACAGCGCCGTGCTTATCAGTTGTTGCAAGAAGCCGGCTGGCGGGTCGAGGGCGATCACATGCTCGACGCGACCGGCAAACCCGTCAGCTTCGAATTCTTGCTCGCCCAGACTGAATTTGAGCGTGTGTTGCTGCCTTATAAACGCAACCTGGCTGATTTGGGCATCGACATGGTAATCCGCCGCGTCGACGTTTCGCAGTACATCAATCGTCTCCGCTCGCGTGATTACGACATGATTGTGAGCGGCTTTGCGCAGTCCAACTCACCGGGCAACGAGCAGCGTGAATACTGGCATTCGAGCAGTGCAGACCGACCTGGCAGCCGCAACTTTATTGGCCTTAAAGACCCGGCCATTGATGAACTGGTGGTTGGCCTAATTGGCGCCGACTCGCGGCAAAGCCTGATTAATCACACCCGCGCGCTTGATCGCGTGTTGCTCTGGGGCTTCTACGTAGTGCCTAACTGGCACATCAAGACGTGGCGCGTGGCCTACTGGAATACCCTGCAACACCCCGATGTCACGCCGATGTCCGACATTGGCCTGAATACCTGGTGGGCACGCCCCAAATCGCCAGAGGCGCAAGCTGCAGAGCAGACAACACCAGCAACTGATGCCCCTGAAGAGCAAGCTGAACCACCCAAAAAGCCGAATGATGCGCTAACGACTGAAGGCACGGAGCAATAA